One Papio anubis isolate 15944 chromosome 9, Panubis1.0, whole genome shotgun sequence genomic window carries:
- the B4GALNT1 gene encoding LOW QUALITY PROTEIN: beta-1,4 N-acetylgalactosaminyltransferase 1 (The sequence of the model RefSeq protein was modified relative to this genomic sequence to represent the inferred CDS: deleted 1 base in 1 codon) — MWLGRRALCALVLLVACASLGLLYASTRDAPGLRAPLAPWAPPQSPRRPELPDLAPEPRYAHIPVRIKEQVVRLLAWNNCSCESSGGGLPLPFQKQVRAIDLTKAFDPAELSAASATREQEFQAFLSRSQSPADQLLIAPANSPLQYPLQGVEVQPLRSILVPGLSLQAASGQEVYQVNLTASLGTWDVAGEVTGVTLIGEGQADFTLVSPGLDQLNRQLQLVTYSSRSYQTNTADTVRFSTEGHEAAFTIRIRHPPNPRLYPPGSLPQGAQYNISALVTIATKTFLRYDRLRALITSIRRFYPTVTVVIADDSDKPERLSGPYVEHYLMPFGKGWFAGRNLAVSQVTTKYVLWVDDDFVFTARTRLERLVDVLERTPLDLVGGAVREISGFATTYRQLLSVEPGAPGLGNCLRQRRGFHHELVGFPGCVVTDGVVNFFLARTDKVREVGFDPRLSRVAHLEFFLDGLGSLRVGSCSDVVVDHASKLKLPWTSRDAGAETYARYRYPGSLDESQMAKHRLLFFKHRLQCMTSQ; from the exons ATGTGGCTGGGCCGCCGGGCCCTGTGCGCGCTGGTCCTTCTGGTCGCCTGCGCCTCGCTGGGGCTCCTGTACGCGAGCACCCGGGACGCGCCCGGCCTCCGGGCACCTCTTGCGCCGTGGGCGCCCCCGCAGAGCCCCCGCAGGCCCGAGCTGCCAGATCTTGCTCCTGAGCCCCGCTACGCACACATCCCGGTCAGGATCAAGGAGCAAGTAGTGAG GCTGCTGGCTTGGAACAACTGCAGTTGTGAGTCCAGT GGGGGgggcctccccctccccttccagAAACAAGTCCGAGCCATTGACCTCACCAAGGCCTTTGACCCTGCAGAGCTGAGCGCTGCCTCTGCCACAAGAGAGCAGGAGTTCCAGGCCTTTCTGTCAAG GAGCCAGTCCCCAGCTGACCAACTGCTCATAGCCCCTGCCAACTCCCCGCTCCAGTACCCCCTACAAGGTGTGGAAGTTCAGCCCCTCAGGAGCATCTTGGTGCCAG GGTTGAGCCTTCAGGCAGCTTCTGGTCAGGAGGTATACCAG GTAAACCTGACTGCCTCCCTAGGCACCTGGGACGTGGCAGGGGAAGTGACTGGAGTGACTCTCATTGGAGAGGGGCAGGCAGATTTCACCCTTGTCAGCCCAGGGCTGGACCAACTCAACAGGCAACTACAACTGGTCACTTACAGCAGCCGAAGCTACCAGACCAACACAGCAGACACAG TCCGGTTCTCCACCGAGGGACATGAGGCTGCTTTCACCATCCGCATAAGACACCCACCCAACCCTCGGCTGTACCCACCTGGGTCTCTACCCCAGGGAG CCCAGTACAACATCAGCGCTCTAGTCACGATTGCCACCAAGACCTTCCTCCGTTATGATCGGCTACGGGCTCTCATCACCAGTATCCGCCGCTTCTACCCAACGGTTACCGTGGTCATCGCCGACGACAGTGACAAGCCAGAGCGCCTTAGTGGCCCCTACGTGGAACACTATCTCATGCCCTTCGGCAAG GGCTGGTTCGCAGGCCGGAACCTGGCCGTGTCCCAAGTAACCACCAAGTACGTGCTGTGGGTGGACGACGACTTCGTCTTCACCGCGCGGACGCGGCTGGAGAGGCTTGTGGACGTGCTGGAGCGGACGCCCCTGGACCTG gTGGGGGGCGCGGTGCGCGAGATCTCCGGCTTCGCCACCACTTACCGGCAGCTGCTGAGCGTGGAGCCCGGCGCCCCAGGCCTCGGGAACTGCCTCCGGCAAAGGCGCGGCTTCCACCACGAGCTCGTCGGCTTCCCAGGCTGCGTGGTCACCGACGGCGTGGTTAACTTCTTCCTGGCGCGGACTGACAAGGTGCGCGAGGTCGGCTTCGACCCCCGCCTCAGCCGCGTGGCTCATCTGG aaTTCTTCTTGGATGGGCTTGGTTCCCTTCGGGTTGGCTCCTGCTCCGACGTCGTGGTGGATCATGCATCCAAATTGAAGCTGCCTTGGACATCAAGGGATGCCGGGGCAGAGACTTACGCCCGGTACCGTTATCCAGGATCACTGGATGAGAGCCAGATGGCCAAACACCGGCTGCTCTTCTTCAAACACCGGCTGCAGTGCATGACCTCCCAGTGA